Proteins from a genomic interval of Diospyros lotus cultivar Yz01 chromosome 6, ASM1463336v1, whole genome shotgun sequence:
- the LOC127804464 gene encoding uncharacterized protein LOC127804464 → MDARRGQGRGRSPTRGRGHLVPTLRYRRQLRQERSHDGRTATAQASHSGTPGAGDSSGAALLKDFMALRPLEFSGGAEATKVEDWLLAVEKHLRFIGCVEAQRKVFEFIDLQQGSKTVTQYKTEFVVLSRYAPKLVTPESRRVSKFQKGLRPEILHAMASIKAPDFPTAVQLAHAVERDRLEARLDQLVIKGAGSNNKKRKWDAGSKSSGLPPCRQCGQRHQGQCRDVRRDMCYRCGQPGHLKKDCPQGPRPATPASPATPATGWDIIYFRYGQRGHRANVCTHPAQIGGLRTGGVGPRLAQRQSTPRAQGLGAPLPLLVV, encoded by the exons ATGGACGCACGTCGTGGACAAGGTCGTGGTAGATCGCCGACGCGAGGTAGAGGGCACCTTGTTCCTACTCTGAGGTACCGACGACAG TTACGTCAGGAACGCAGTCATGATGGTAGGACCGCTACGGCGCAGGCGTCACATTCAGGTACGCCGGGGGCAGGGGATAGTTCTGGCGCTGCATTGCTTAAAGATTTTATGGCCCTACGTCCACtagagtttagtggaggcgccGAAGCAACAAAGGTTGAGGACTGGCTATTGGCAGTGGAGAAGCATTTGCGATTTATAGGCTGTGTGGAGGCCCAGAGA AAGGTGTTCGAGTTTATTGACTTGCAACAGGGGAGCAAGACAGTCACACAGTACAAGACCGAGTTCGTGGTgttatctcgttatgctccaaagttagtgacccctgagtcTCGCAGAGTCAGCAAGTTTCAGAAGGGATTGCGACCAGAGATTCTCCACGCCATGGCTAGTATCAAGGCACCCGACTTTCCTACGGCTGTTCAGCTGGCCCACGCAGTGGAGCGGGACCGATTGGAGGCTCGATTAGATCAGTTAGTCATAAAGGGCGCAGGGAGCAAcaataagaagagaaagtggGATGCGGGCAGTAAGAGTTCAGGGCTTCCACCGTGCCGACAATGCGGGCAGAGACACCAGGGACAGTGCCGAGATGTACGTCGGGACATGtgttatcgctgtggtcagccGGGACATTTGAAGAAGGACTGTCCACAGGGGCCTAGACCGGCTACACCGGCCTcaccagctacaccggccacaGGGTGGGATATCATTTATTTTCGCTATGGACAGAGGGGCCATCGAGCGAACGTGTGTACCCATCCAGCACAGATTGGAGGGCTACGGACTGGAGGAGTAGGGCCCAGACTAGCTCAGAGACAGTCTACACCTAGGGCGCAGGGTCTAGGAGCACCATTACCTCTACTAGTAGTATAG